Below is a window of Bacillota bacterium DNA.
AGATAGAAAGCCTCAGCCGGTGATATTGCTGCGCTGCCGACCCGCTGATAAGTGATCATTGAGCCCAGGTTCCGCGCAAAGGCGATAATCTCATGAACAGCAAATGCTCTATCTCTGGCCTCATCAAAGTAAAGCTCATACGCCTCGCTGGCTGTCACAGTCCTAACATCCGGATGGGAGGCTATATGCGCCACATACTCGGAAAAGTAGCCAAGCTCAGTTTCCATCTCTTGGCGGGATTTCACTCTTGGAAGAGACCAGCTAGCCCGGTCCGGGTTTTTGCCCCTGCTGAAGTTGACAGCATACCAAAACTCATATCAAACTCCTCGATCCCTTCTTCCCAGCCAAGGTCCTTCAGGTATTCAGCTACCGTGGGGTGGACACTATGTAAATTGGTATGATAGCCGATTTCATGATTGCGCAGACCAGCGAGAATGTCCCGGCGTCCCCGCCTCTTTAGAGCCCTCAGCTTCTCGCCCACTAACTTGAATGTTCCTCGTACCTTGTGAGAATCGAGGGCTTCGATGATGCCCTTGAGTGCATCATCGTTCTCTGGCGTGATAAAATCCTCCACATCGAACCAGAATAGGACATATATATTGGACACAGAACTCACCTCTTATAGGGCTCTCAAGCGTACGAATTCATCCACTTTCACCGGGCTACCACTACGCACAGATTCCTCTATTGCCAGGGTGATGGCGAGCGTTTGGCATGCGTCAGCGTAATCGCTCTGAATATACGAAGGGTCACCATTGCGTACGGCCGTAACAAACATCTGGTCAGCAGCAAAACCATAGTCTTCATAAGGGTATGTTTCAGTTTTATCAGGAGTGATGATGGTGAGCCCCTGGCCTAATTGGAAACTAAGCGTCAAGTCCTCCGCCAAAATATGTACCCCGGTCGCGGTCTTAGGTGCGACCTTTCCTGAGAAGAGGTTGTTGGCGATGCTGGCCACGATTCCGCTTTCAAAGGTAAGGGTAGCACAGCTTACATCAAACACATCATATTCCGGGTTCACCTTATGCAGCACACGACGCGCTCCCGCCCCATATACCATATCAACTTCACCGAGAAGATAACGGAGCTGGTCTACATGATGTGTCACCATTTCTACCAGCATACCGCCTGACCTAGATTGATACGGATACCATGGAACAGGTGGCAGGGTCGCCCAGCGCATAACAAGGGCCATGCCGATTGTCTTGTTTTGAAGCAATTCCTTAGCCTTCTTCATGGCACTCCAGTATCGCATTTGATAACCAACGGATGTCAGAAGCCCACGTTCCTTTACTGCATCTCGAATACGGAGCGCTATTGCCATGTCTTTTGCCACCGGCTTTTCTATGTAGAATGGGAGTCCTCTCTCGATCACCTCCCGCTCTATCTCCCCATGGGCGTAGGGTGGGAGGCAGATATAAACTGCATCTAAATCCTCATTTTGCAACATGGCTCTATAATCCGTATATGCCTTTGCATTGAGTTCCTTAGCACTACCAGCTTTAAAGTATTCCTCGACGCTCTTTCGCACGGTTTCTCGAGTCTTTTCAATCTGTGCAGGATTAACATCACAGAGCCCGACTATCTCTGCCTCTGGGATACGAACAAGATGGCTCAAATGATAAGCTGCGATACCTCCGGAGCCTATGAATCCTATGCGTATAGACATGATAATGCCTCCCAGCCTATGAAATATAGCGACGTATTGTGCGAAGGTTTCTAAGAGCAGAGCCAATGGGATCTTTCAGGGGTGATGTCTCCAGGACAATGTAACCATAAATGTAACCATATAAGAGGAAGCCGCTCCTCCCCATCCATGCAAGCAAAGGGAACAGGTCTCCATCTTGTTTTGTCTGGACTTCTCAAATATGGCCTGCCGGCTGGCTATATTAGACAGCGGACGCTCATGCCATTCCTGCGCTCGGATACCAAGTTCTATCCCGTCAAAACCTAATTCTGCAGCCTTTTCATAAATGGTATCCCAGGGAACCCCCAGCAATTCTCCCATAATACCGATTTTCATTTGTAATACCCCCACATATTGGCTTCTCGAAGCCGTCAAAAATACATCGTCCTATAGGTTACTAGGCGATTCCTAAACTCTGGCATTATACTTCCGTTAGACTGCTAGATGGGGTCCATGAATTCAGGATATACCAAGGAATCTCCTTGCCAGAAGCTCCAATATCCGGTTCCCGGTGGGGCCGTGGTCTTCACTCCCCCAGCTACCACTATGTGACTACCCTCAGCTTCCAATGCCTTCCGCACCCTCCGCTGCAATATCCGGTGTAGCAAAAGCGCCAAGAGGAGAACATATGCCAGTGCCTCGATCCTACTCTCCTTCTTTAGATAGATCGCATCAAGATATGTCGGGTCCTTCAGGAACTTAAACGACGTCTCTACACCTATCTGTTCCTTATACTCCCGTAACACATCCGGAGGCTCCATTAGTGAGGCGTTCGTTATCAGCACAAAGCAGTTATTGCGTTCCCTTGCCCGCTTTACCGCTAATTCACTGAGCGCCCCGATGATCGGCCGAATCCTATAGACCGTTTCCAGTTCCACAACCTCGTCTTTCCTTGGCCGTCCCTTTCTGTCACGCTTCTTCGCACGGGTCTCCTCTATGACTTCAGCTGACATCGGGTAGAATTCATTAGCATGCTTGGCCAGAAACTCTTTTGCAGCCGCATTGGCATCCGGTTTACACGCAAACTCCTTTGCCTGCATCTCTTTGGCTGCTGTGGTCAGATCCTTATGGAGATTCTCAATGCGTCTATCCAGAGCTTTGACCTTTCTCTTGTCCAACGCTGTTGAGTGGACTACCACAAAGTTGTAAAGGCGCCCATACAATTCCCTTGTGAAAGCTTGAACCTTGTATGATGCCGCCTTCCTGTAAGCCGCTCCTTCCCTTGCGCTACTCAGTTCCCAACCTCAATCCATTCGTTCTTCTCCCATGCCAGTTCCTTGAGTTCACCTTCAAGAGAAAAGGTAGCAGGAAGTCTCGATATCATTAGAAGCCTCTGTTCGGCGATCTGATCCAGGTTATCCTTCGTCACCACACTGGAATCGGCTACGTAGACCACCTTATGGAGATCGACCTTATCTAGGTGGGCAGCCATCGTCTTGATGAAGTTATTGTTCCATGTCTTATCGTCTACGTTCCCGCTTAGGGGCTCTCCGATTACCGGGATGCCATCCTGGGTTACTCCAAGCCCCACTTTGAACTGGAGGAGATCTGGACGGTGATCTTTGCTATGGCCCCTGAGAAGGCGGATAAAGGGGCTAGAATCCTCCTCTTCCTCATCATGGCGGTATTCGCCATAGACGGAAATGGAGGTTGTGTCGGCGTGAATCCGGGTCAGCATAATGTCCTCTATTGCAAGAGCGTTTAACATGATGGTTGAGGTAACCTTCTTGGGGTTAGCTTCAGCAAGCATATCCAAAGCCCGGGCAAGACAGTCATCATTTAAATCTTCATGAGTAACCCCTTTCCCCAGGAGATTCTCAGTATCCTGGAACTTAAAGAATCGTTCAACGTTGTAGAGTGGCGTTCTGCCAGCAAGGATGTTTATCACAAGAGCCTTGATTCGTATAGAAGGGGGCAGCTTGCATTGGGTGTCGTCCCAGTGGAGGACAGAATCAAGGATCTTGCCGATCCCAAGGGTGTCGAATAATGCTGAGATAAGAGGAGCAGGTCCTGCATGGAATATCTTTAAGGATGAAACCATTGGAAACACCCCCGCCCCCAGTATACACGGAAGCAGGGGAAAGTACAAGTAAATATTTGCCTTATAATCCTATAAATGTAACATTATCACTAAAATATCTCTCCCTTATCTATGACCTCAGAAAATGCTCCTTCATACTCCGAAAGGGTGCGAAATGTAAGTTAGGACATAAGCGGATCGAGATAACCATGAACATATACGCGCATGTGTTGCCAGGGATGCAAGCTGACGCGGCAAAGAAGC
It encodes the following:
- a CDS encoding IS1634 family transposase, producing MYGRLYNFVVVHSTALDKRKVKALDRRIENLHKDLTTAAKEMQAKEFACKPDANAAAKEFLAKHANEFYPMSAEVIEETRAKKRDRKGRPRKDEVVELETVYRIRPIIGALSELAVKRARERNNCFVLITNASLMEPPDVLREYKEQIGVETSFKFLKDPTYLDAIYLKKESRIEALAYVLLLALLLHRILQRRVRKALEAEGSHIVVAGGVKTTAPPGTGYWSFWQGDSLVYPEFMDPI
- a CDS encoding IS1634 family transposase, with the translated sequence MVSSLKIFHAGPAPLISALFDTLGIGKILDSVLHWDDTQCKLPPSIRIKALVINILAGRTPLYNVERFFKFQDTENLLGKGVTHEDLNDDCLARALDMLAEANPKKVTSTIMLNALAIEDIMLTRIHADTTSISVYGEYRHDEEEEDSSPFIRLLRGHSKDHRPDLLQFKVGLGVTQDGIPVIGEPLSGNVDDKTWNNNFIKTMAAHLDKVDLHKVVYVADSSVVTKDNLDQIAEQRLLMISRLPATFSLEGELKELAWEKNEWIEVGN
- a CDS encoding Gfo/Idh/MocA family oxidoreductase, which translates into the protein MSIRIGFIGSGGIAAYHLSHLVRIPEAEIVGLCDVNPAQIEKTRETVRKSVEEYFKAGSAKELNAKAYTDYRAMLQNEDLDAVYICLPPYAHGEIEREVIERGLPFYIEKPVAKDMAIALRIRDAVKERGLLTSVGYQMRYWSAMKKAKELLQNKTIGMALVMRWATLPPVPWYPYQSRSGGMLVEMVTHHVDQLRYLLGEVDMVYGAGARRVLHKVNPEYDVFDVSCATLTFESGIVASIANNLFSGKVAPKTATGVHILAEDLTLSFQLGQGLTIITPDKTETYPYEDYGFAADQMFVTAVRNGDPSYIQSDYADACQTLAITLAIEESVRSGSPVKVDEFVRLRAL